The following are from one region of the Neurospora crassa OR74A linkage group III, whole genome shotgun sequence genome:
- a CDS encoding 60S ribosomal protein L34 yields the protein MASSRVTYRRRNPYNTTSNKTRIVKTPGGQLRVLHIKKRGTAPKCGDCGIKLPGVPALRPREYAQLSKPKKTVQRAYGGSRCGNCVRDRVVRAFLIEEQKIVKKVLKEQSQAEKSKK from the exons ATGGCGTCTTCTCGTGTCAcctaccgccgccgcaacCC CTACAACACCACGTCTAACAAGACGCGGATTGTTAAGACCCCTGGCGGTCAGCTGCGTGTTCTGCACATCAAGAAGCGCGGTACTGCTCCCAAGTGCGGTGACTGCGGCATCAAGCTCCCTGGT GTCCCTGCCCTCCGCCCCCGCGAGTACGCTCAGCTctccaagcccaagaagacTGTCCAGCGTGCCTACGGTGGTTCCCGCTGCGGCAACTGCGTCCGCGACCGTGTCGTCCGTGCTTTCCTCATTGAGGAGCAGAAGATCGTCAAGAAGGTCCTCAAGGAGCAGAGCCAGGCCGAGAAGTCCAAGAAGTAA
- a CDS encoding cyclopropane-fatty-acyl-phospholipid synthase — translation MSESHSVSGASPAYTFVETPAQPPSNTEKPKEECGVRTTTFPAIKNAPLPADAAGTESFSNLALFSILFGVPYYFSWKVGGGLKTTLFFALFTTVPLLAGFWVAHSMFSPRKNEKAKFPGRPVEHYLTFKNPEDKLKYSGKNKIPMETFHEMYFNEEVDFNGDALDVMEYRHDWASFRFTYGLIKFFVTGMIPEVLMHTRSQDEEQVRDHYDRGDDFYSWFLGPRMIYTSGVISDPNKEETLEELQDNKLAIVCEKADLKEGERLLDIGCGWGTLARFASVNYGVKATGITLGRNQTAWGNKALRNAGIPEEQSKILCMDYRDIPVPEGKYNKITCLEMAEHVGVRHFKGFMKQVYNMLDDDGIAVFQLAGLRKSWQYEDLIWGLFMNKHIFPGADASTPLGWYIDQFEKAGFEVRAVDTIGVHYSATLWRWYRNWMANREKVVAKYGKRWFRIWEFFLAYSTIIARQGSATCYQMTLVKNLNSVHRAEAIHTQQGLLGALKNTRANLESWAQANAVEFPTVPAN, via the exons ATGTCGGAGTCGCATAGCGTCAGCGGCGCGAGTCCCGCGTACACCTTCGTCGAGACTCCCGCGCAGCCCCCCTCCAACACCGAAAAGCCCAAGGAGGAGTGTGGTGTTCGCACCACCACT TTCCCGGCCATCAAGAATGCCCCGCTGCCCGCCGATGCTGCCGGTACCGAGAGCTTCTCCAACCTTGCGCTCTTCAGCATCCTCTTCGGTGTCCCCTACTACTTCTCATGGAAGGTCGGCGGTGGCTTGAAGACCACCCTCTTCTTTGCCCTCTTCACCACTGTCCCCCTGCTTGCCGGCTTCTGGGTGGCCCATTCCATGTTCTCCCCGCGCAAGAATGAAAAGGCCAAGTTCCCCGGTCGCCCGGTGGAGCACTACCTCACCTTCAAGAACCCCGAGGACAAGCTCAAGTACAGCGGCAAGAACAAGATCCCCATGGAGACCTTCCACGAGATGTACTTCAACGAGGAGGTTGACTTCAACGGCGATGCTCTCGACGTCATGGAGTACCGCCACGACTGGGCCAGCTTCCGCTTCACTTATGGCCTGATCAAGTTCTTCGTTACTGGCATGATCCCCGAGGTTCTCATGCACACTCGTTCCCAGG ATGAGGAGCAGGTTCGCGACCACTATGACCGCGGTGATGACTTCTACTCCTGGTTCCTTGGCCCCCGTATGATCTACACCTCTGGCGTCATCTCGGACCCCAACAAGGAGGAGACCCTCGAGGAGCTCCAGGATAACAAGCTTGCCATTGTTTGCGAGAAGGCTGACCTCAAGGAGGGCGAGAGACTGCTCGATATCGGCTGCGGCTGGGGTACCCTCGCCCGCTTCGCCAGTGTCAACTATGGTGTCAAGGCTACCGGTATCACTCTCGGCCGTAACCAGACCGCCTGGGGTAACAAGGCTCTCCGCAACGCTGGCATTCCCGAGGAGCAGAGCAAGATTCTGTGCATGGACTACCGTGATATCCCCGTTCCCGAGGGCAAGTACAACAAGATCACCTGTCTCGAGATGGCTGAGCACGTCGGTGTCCGTCACTTCAAGGGATTCATGAAGCAGGTCTACAACATgctcgatgatgatggtatTGCCGTCTTCCAGCTCGCCGGTCTCCGTAAGAGCTGGCAGTACGAGGATTTGATCTGGGGTCTGTTCATGAACAAGCACATTTTCCCGGGTGCTGACGCTTCTACTCCTCTCGGCTGGTACATTGATCAGTTCGAGAAGGCTGGTTTTGAGGTTCGCGCTGTTGATACCATTGGTGTCCACTACTCTGCTACTCTCTGGAGGTGGTACCGTAACTGGATGGCCAACCGTGAGAAGGTTGTTGCCAAGTACGGCAAGAGATGGTTCCGC ATCTGGGAGTTCTTCCTTGCCTACTCTACCATCATCGCTCGCCAGGGATCTGCCACTTGCTACCAGATGACTCTGGTCAAGAACCTCAACTCTGTCCACAGAGCCGAGGCCATTCACACCCAGCAGGGTTTGCTCGGCGCTCTCAAGAACACCCGCGCCAACCTCGAGTCTTGGGCCCAGGCTAACGCCGTCGAGTTCCCCACTGTCCCTGCCAACTAG
- a CDS encoding DUF498 domain-containing protein encodes MTFSINSMRSTVLRYAVQRTTALTLSTPRVSISRPISFSPSLLIITTTTTTNHNDAATTLFPPGFRRFTTTPQAAKQTKQKLAHNNEPVPDSPPTTDFGEMDMLGQTPVPSTAIDECFHDGFALNSGVQVTGGSGVLLVGGEAFEWRPWVPVVAGTGTGTGTEGEKMGKAAVPPKRRKLVNEKGQWDVSSEEQWGFLGRLWPRPDLLILGVGPSLRPLSPATRAMINSMGIRVEVLDTRNAASQYNLLATERGVDQVAAALVPLGWRE; translated from the exons ATGACATTTTCAATCAATTCCATGCGCTCAACAGTCCTCCGCTATGCTGTTCAGCGCACAACAGCGTTGACTCTTTCCACCCCGCGTGTCTCAATCTCCCGCCCAATTTCATTCTCACCCTCacttctcatcatcaccaccaccaccaccaccaaccacaacgatgccgccaccaccctctTTCCACCCGGCTTCAGAcgcttcaccaccacccctcaAGCCGCGAAACAGACGAAACAAAAACTAGCCCACAACAATGAACCCGTTCCCGATTCTCCTCCCACCACCGACTTTGGCGAGATGGACATGCTAGGCCAGACACCCGTCCCGTCCACGGCTATAGACGAGTGCTTCCATGATGGGTTTGCGCTGAACAGTGGGGTGCAAGTGACGGGGGGTAGtggggtgttgttggtgggtgGTGAGGCATTTGAGTGGAGGCCTTGGGTGCCGGTTGTTGCTGGTACCGGTACTGGTACTGGTACTGAGGGGGAGAAGATGGGAAAGGCGGCAGTACcaccaaaaagaagaaagctTGTGAATGAAAAGGGCCAGTGGGATGTGTCGAGTGAAGAGCAGTGGGGGTTTCTGGGAAGATTGTGGCCTCGGCCAG accTCCTGATCCTCGGCGTCGGTCCCTCCCTCCGTCCCCTCTCACCTGCTACTAGAGCCATGATCAACAGCATGGGCATCCGCGTCGAAGTGCTGGACACGAGAAATGCGGCATCGCAGTACAACTTGCTAGCGACGGAGAGGGGAGTGGATCAGGTTGCTGCTGCGTTGGTGCCGCTTGGTTGGAGGGAGTAA